From one Melospiza melodia melodia isolate bMelMel2 chromosome 6, bMelMel2.pri, whole genome shotgun sequence genomic stretch:
- the BDNF gene encoding brain-derived neurotrophic factor isoform X1 translates to MFHQVRRVMTILFFTMVISYFTCMKAAPMKEASLRGQGSLAYPGLRTHGTLESINGPSAGSRALTSLADTFEHVIEELLDEEQDIQPGEGNKDADLYTSRVMLSSQVPLEPPLLFLLEEYKNYLDAANMSMRVRRHSDPARRGELSVCDSTSEWVTAAEKKTAVDMSGATVTVLEKVPVPKGQLKQYFYETKCNPKGYTKEGCRGIDKRHWNSQCRTTQSYVRALTMDNKKRVGWRFIRIDTSCVCTLTIKRGR, encoded by the coding sequence TTCCACCAAGTGAGAAGAGTGATGACCATCCTTTTCTTTACTATGGTTATCTCATACTTCACTTGCATGAAAGCTGCCCCAATGAAAGAAGCCAGTCTAAGAGGACAAGGCAGCTTGGCTTACCCAGGCCTCCGGACCCACGGGACTCTGGAGAGCATAAACGGGCCCAGTGCCGGTTCCAGGGCGCTGACATCGTTGGCAGACACCTTTGAGCACGTCATAGAGGAGCTCCTGGACGAGGAGCAGGACATCCAGCCCGGCGAGGGAAACAAGGATGCAGACTTGTACACATCCCGAGTGATGCTGAGCAGCCAAGTGCCTTTGGAACCACCACTGCTATTCCTGCTGGAGGAGTACAAAAACTACCTGGATGCCGCCAACATGTCGATGCGCGTGCGGCGCCACTCAGACCCCGCGCGCCGCGGGGAGCTGAGCGTCTGCGACAGCACCAGCGAGTGGGTGACGGCCGCCGAGAAAAAGACTGCGGTGGACATGTCCGGGGCCACCGTCACCGTGCTGGAGAAAGTGCCCGTGCCCAAAGGCCAGCTGAAGCAATACTTCTACGAGACCAAATGCAACCCCAAGGGGTACACAAAGGAGGGCTGCAGGGGCATAGACAAGAGGCACTGGAACTCGCAGTGCCGAACTACGCAGTCTTACGTGAGAGCTCTCACCATGGATAACAAAAAGAGAGTTGGCTGGCGCTTCATAAGGATAGACACTTCCTGTGTATGTACATTGACCATTAAAAGGGGAAGATAG
- the BDNF gene encoding brain-derived neurotrophic factor isoform X3, whose translation MTILFFTMVISYFTCMKAAPMKEASLRGQGSLAYPGLRTHGTLESINGPSAGSRALTSLADTFEHVIEELLDEEQDIQPGEGNKDADLYTSRVMLSSQVPLEPPLLFLLEEYKNYLDAANMSMRVRRHSDPARRGELSVCDSTSEWVTAAEKKTAVDMSGATVTVLEKVPVPKGQLKQYFYETKCNPKGYTKEGCRGIDKRHWNSQCRTTQSYVRALTMDNKKRVGWRFIRIDTSCVCTLTIKRGR comes from the coding sequence ATGACCATCCTTTTCTTTACTATGGTTATCTCATACTTCACTTGCATGAAAGCTGCCCCAATGAAAGAAGCCAGTCTAAGAGGACAAGGCAGCTTGGCTTACCCAGGCCTCCGGACCCACGGGACTCTGGAGAGCATAAACGGGCCCAGTGCCGGTTCCAGGGCGCTGACATCGTTGGCAGACACCTTTGAGCACGTCATAGAGGAGCTCCTGGACGAGGAGCAGGACATCCAGCCCGGCGAGGGAAACAAGGATGCAGACTTGTACACATCCCGAGTGATGCTGAGCAGCCAAGTGCCTTTGGAACCACCACTGCTATTCCTGCTGGAGGAGTACAAAAACTACCTGGATGCCGCCAACATGTCGATGCGCGTGCGGCGCCACTCAGACCCCGCGCGCCGCGGGGAGCTGAGCGTCTGCGACAGCACCAGCGAGTGGGTGACGGCCGCCGAGAAAAAGACTGCGGTGGACATGTCCGGGGCCACCGTCACCGTGCTGGAGAAAGTGCCCGTGCCCAAAGGCCAGCTGAAGCAATACTTCTACGAGACCAAATGCAACCCCAAGGGGTACACAAAGGAGGGCTGCAGGGGCATAGACAAGAGGCACTGGAACTCGCAGTGCCGAACTACGCAGTCTTACGTGAGAGCTCTCACCATGGATAACAAAAAGAGAGTTGGCTGGCGCTTCATAAGGATAGACACTTCCTGTGTATGTACATTGACCATTAAAAGGGGAAGATAG